One Hymenobacter swuensis DY53 genomic window, TCTACCTAATGCCAGGCTTAGGGGGACAAATCACGGCTATTGGCACTGGTGGCCGGCAGTGGAAAGAACCCAAGGCCGACGCATTGGCGGCCAAGAATCCTATACTGGCATTTGCCAGCCACTGCCCGCGAAAGAAGCCCCCGGGCCGGTCCCTCTACAGCAGCCCTAGTGCAGGCCGCAGATTTTCAGGAACAGCCCCTGTTCTGGAACAGCTCGGGCTCCTTGCCCTTGGGGTCTTTCAGGTGCAGCATCTGCTTGAACTCATCCAGCGAGTTAGTGCGCGTGGCCGCTTTGTCTTTCCATTGGCTGACCAGCTGGTAGATCTGCTTGGCGTACTTGCTGCTCAGCTTTAGGGCCGAGTGCCGCTGGTAGGAGGTAAAGTTTTCCTTGCGATTGAAGAGCAACAGCTGGATGGGCGACGCCAGCTGAATCTGCATGCAGACCTTGCCCTTGCTGAATTTCACTCGCTGAAACATCCACAGCTTTTGGTAGGTCCGCTCGCTTTTCACCTCAAACATACGGGAGCCCATGTCGGTGTTCGCGCAGCTTTTGGTAATTCCACTGCCGCTCGGTCGGCGCCTTCACTCTTTCAGGTAGATGGTGTACTCCTGGTCCAGGGTGTCATCCCGGTGCAGCCGGGAGAGCAGAAGAAGATATCCAACTGACAGGCCGTGTAGTCGTAACGGGGCCTGGGCAATGGTGTTGTGCTAGCGGACAACCGGAATAGGAGCCGGTTTCACGAGTACAACGGGAGTAGCTTGAGACTTCATAGACTCAGATATATGGCGGTGGGCATAAAGTAAATGGTATGAGCCAGTGGTTAAAACCACTGTAGTAATAAAGAGTATAAAAAGCGAGAATTCGTTTATAGAACGCAGTTTATACCTTTATATGCCATTGAATGTCAGGCACATATGGGCTATACACTTAAACAAGGATAGACAACTAAACTTACGAAGGTTGTTGCTGGTCAAAGCTAAAAACTCATAGGTTACCAGTTGTACAATCGAATAGGTGCGCTGGTTTAGTAAACTCCTTACGCTCCTTTTTATCGTTTGTAAAAGCCCAACCATGTAGCACTAGATTACCAAAGCTGGGCCCTACATGATGGTCGAACTTTATCAATAAGCCCATGGTTGTCTACACATCAACTCATGCGCATGAGTTCTGCGTAATGCGTACCTTTACTTTCTATGGATATCAAGTCCCTCGTTAAGCTAGCCAAAGCGCTGAGCGACCCCACCCGTCTGCGCCTAGTACAGCAGATTGCCCAAGGCAACACGATGGGGTGCACCGAATTGTATGCGTGCGTGCCGATCAGTCAGCCTTCGATGTCGCAGCACCTCAAATCCCTGTCCGACGCGGGCCTGATCGAGTCGCATAAAGAAGGCCGGAACATGTACCTGCGCATTAACCCGGACAAGCTGCGGGAACTGGAGGACTTTCTGCAACTGCTCAAACCAGTTGCTGCTGCTCAGTAGGCAGTTCTATTCCCTTACCCGTTGGCACCCGACAACGGGTCTCTTTTTATTTAAAAACATAATCTGTTGCTTATGGATTTATGTAAGGTATCTTTGCCGCCGCATACGGAGAAACCTTTAAGGCTCTTTTTTTATCTTATTACATAAACGCATAATTATTAATTTATGCAATAAGGCCGTTTCTTCTCCCCCCCCCTCACTCTCAACCTCGCCTCTACTCTTCAACCCGGGCTCCTACTTCATGAAAGTAACTTCTCTTTTGGCCGGTACCCTGCTGCTGGCAGGCTGCGCCGAGCAGCAGGCTCCGCAGCAAGCTGTGGCTCCCCCGGCCCTGCCGGTGGCCCCGGTGCACACCGGCACCGAAACCACGTACCAGGAATACCCCGCCTCGATTGAAGGGGTGGTAAACGTGGAGATCCGGCCGCAGGTAACGGGGGTGCTCGAGCGCATCCTCGTCGAAGAGGGCGCGGCGGTGCGCAAAGGCCAGCCGCTGTTTAGAATCAACGACGCGCCCTACCGCGAGCAACTCAACAATGCTGTGGCCGCCCAGCAGGCGGCGGCTGGGGTCGTAACCAGCGCGCAGGTTGAGGTGGACCGCTACGCACCACTGGTGCAAAACAAGGTCGTCTCCGACGTGCAGCTGAAAACGGCCCAGGCGACCCTTACGGTGGCCCAGGCCAATTTGCAGCGCGCCAAGGCCGCAGTCCGCAGCGCCCGTATCAACCTGGACTACACCACCATTACGGCTCCAGTCAGCGGTTACCTGGGGCGGCTGCAAACCAAGCAGGGCAGCCTGGTGGGCCCCACTGATGCGCAGGCCCTGACGCAGCTCTCCGACGTGCACGAGGTGCACACCTACTTCGCCCTCGGCGAAGACGACTTCATCACCTTCCGCAACCAGTACGCGGGCCGCACCCTGCAGGAAAAGCTTCGGCGCCTCCCCCCGGTGGCCCTGGTGCTCTCCGACCAAAGCACCTACCCCACCCGGGGCAAGGTGGACGTGGTGGCCGGGCAGTTTGACCGCACGACGGGCTCCGTGACCCTGCGGGCCACCTTCCCCAATGCCGACGGCCTGCTGCGCTCGGGCAACACGGGCACCATCCGTCTGCCCTTGCAGCACCCCAACGTGCTGCTGGTACCAGCCGCGGCGACGGTTGAGTTGCAGGATAAAGTGTTTGTATACGCGGTGGGCGATAGCAACCGCGTCAGCCGCCACGCCATTACCATTCTGGGTAAGAGCGGCGCCAACTACCTGGTGGGCGAGGGCGTGAAAGACGGCGACCGGATCGTGCTGCAGGGGGTGGACCACTTGCAGGACAATCAAATCATTAAGCCCACTGCTCCGGCTGCGGCCAGCGCCGCCCCAGGTAAGGCCACGGCTTCCTCTACGTTATACTAAGCAGTTAACCAGATGTTTAAAGTATTCATTGAACGGCCGGTTCTCTCGACCGTCATCTCGATTCTACTGGTGATTCTGGGGGCGCTGGCGTTGTGGAAGCTGCCCCTCCAGCAGTTTCCCGACATTGCGCCCCCCGCCGTCCAGGTAACCGCTGTGTATCCGGGGGCCAACGCCGAAACGCTGCTGCGCTCGGTGGCCCCTTCGCTGGAAGAAGCCATCAACGGCGTGGAGCACATGGTGTACATGAGCTCCACGGCCAGCAACGACGGCTCGCTGGTGATCAGCGTCAACTTCCAGCTGGGCACCGACCCCGACCAGGCGGCCGTGAACGTGCAGAACCGCGTGGCGCAGGCCACCAGCCAGCTCCCGGCCGAGGTGGTGCAACAGGGCGTGACCGTAGCCAAGCAACAAAACAGCTTCGTGATGCTGCTCAACCTCTATTCCGAAGACCCGAAGCAGTACGACCAGACGTTTCTAGACAACTACGCCCAAATCAACCTGGTGCCCGAGCTTAAGCGCATTCCGGGCGTGGGGTCGACGGCACTGTTCGGCGGCAACCGCGCCTATTCCATGCGGGTTTGGCTGAACCCCACCCAGCTGGCCAGCTACCACCTCACCCCGGGTGAAGTGATGGCCGCCATCCAGGATAAAAACCTGGAAGCCGCTCCCGGCCGCCTGGGCGAAAGCAGCCAGGAAGCGTTTGAATACGTGATAAAGTACAAAGGCAAGCGCAACCAGCCCCTGGACTACGAAAATATGGTACTCCGGGCCAATGCCGACGGCTCGATGCTGCGCCTCAAGGATGTGGCGCGGGTGGAGCTCGGCTCGACCACCTACAACAGCCACGTCCGCATCTCGGGCAAGCCAGGCATCAACATCGGTATCTTCCAGTCGGCCGGCTCCAACGCCAACGAGTTGCAGATTGCCGTGGGCAAGGCCATGCAGAAACTGGAAAAAGATTTACCTCAGGGCGTGAAGCAGCAAACCATGTACAGCACCAAGGTGGCCCTGGACGCCTCCATCGAGCAGGTCGAGCACACCCTGATCGAGGCCTTCGTCCTGGTATTTTTGGTGGTGTTCCTCTTCCTGCAGGACTTCCGCTCCACGCTGATTCCGGCCATTGCCGTGCCGGTGGCCATCGTGGGCACGTTCTTCTTTATGCAGCTGGTGGGCTTCTCCATTAACCTGCTCACGCTCTTTGCTCTGGTGCTGGCCATCGGCATCGTGGTCGATGACGCCATCGTGGTGGTGGAGGCCGTGCACAGCAAGCTGGAAGAAGGCACCTACTCGGTGAAGGAAGCCACGAGCAGCGCCATGAGCGAGATTACCGGGGCCATCATTTCGATTACCCTGGTCATGGCCGCCGTGTTCTTGCCGGTGGGCTTTCTGGAAGGCTCGACCGGGGTGTTCTACCGGCAGTTTGCTTTTACCATGGCCATTGCCATCATCATCTCGGCCGTAAACGCGCTGACCTTGAGCCCCGCCCTGGCGGCGCTGTTCCTCAAGCATACGCCGCACAACGCCGAGCACGCCACGCCCAGCACGTTCAAGACCCGCTTTTTTGCGGGCTTCAACCGCAGCTTCGAGCGGCTGACTTCTCGCTACGTGGGCAGCATCAAGTTTTTGGTGCGCCACAAGTGGGTGGGCTTGAGCGGCCTGGTGCTGGTGGCGGTGCTCACCGGCTGGCTGGCCAAGCGCACGCCCTCGGGCTTTATCCCGGCGGAAGATCAGGGCTTTATTGTTATGTCAATGGCGCTGCCGGCGGGCTCGTCCTTGGACCGCTCCAACCAGGTGGCCTTGCAGATCGAGCAGCAGCTGGAAGGTATGCCGGCCGTCGACAAAATCAACTTGCTCTCGGGTTTCAGCATCCTTACCTCGTCGAGCAGCTCTTCGGCTCTCACTTTGTTCGTTATCCTGAAGCCCACCGAGAAGCGGGGGGCGGTGAAAGACATCAACGCCATCATGGCGGCCATGCGCGAAAAGGCGGCGACCATCAAGGGGGCCGATACCTTCGTGTTTACCACGCCTACCGTGCCGGGCTTCGGCAACGTGGAAGGCCTGGAAGTGGTGTTGCAGGACCGCACCGGCGGCCCGCTGCCCAAGCTCAGCCAGATGGGTCAGGAGTTTATCGGCGAGCTGATGAAGCAACCAGCTATCGGCGTGGCCTTTACCTCGTTCCGGGCCGACTACCCCCAACTCGAGGCGGAAGTAGACGAGGTAAAAGCCGCCCAGCTGGGCGTGAGCGTAAAAGCGGTGCTGCAAACCATGCAGGCCTACTTTGGCAGCGCCCAGGCCTCGGACTTCAACCGCTTCGGCAAGTACTACCGCGTGCTTGTGCAGGCTGAGCAGGCCAACCGCGCCGACCCTACTGCCCTCAGCGGGGCATTCGTG contains:
- a CDS encoding replication initiation protein; amino-acid sequence: MGSRMFEVKSERTYQKLWMFQRVKFSKGKVCMQIQLASPIQLLLFNRKENFTSYQRHSALKLSSKYAKQIYQLVSQWKDKAATRTNSLDEFKQMLHLKDPKGKEPELFQNRGCS
- a CDS encoding ArsR/SmtB family transcription factor; this translates as MDIKSLVKLAKALSDPTRLRLVQQIAQGNTMGCTELYACVPISQPSMSQHLKSLSDAGLIESHKEGRNMYLRINPDKLRELEDFLQLLKPVAAAQ
- a CDS encoding efflux RND transporter permease subunit; the encoded protein is MFKVFIERPVLSTVISILLVILGALALWKLPLQQFPDIAPPAVQVTAVYPGANAETLLRSVAPSLEEAINGVEHMVYMSSTASNDGSLVISVNFQLGTDPDQAAVNVQNRVAQATSQLPAEVVQQGVTVAKQQNSFVMLLNLYSEDPKQYDQTFLDNYAQINLVPELKRIPGVGSTALFGGNRAYSMRVWLNPTQLASYHLTPGEVMAAIQDKNLEAAPGRLGESSQEAFEYVIKYKGKRNQPLDYENMVLRANADGSMLRLKDVARVELGSTTYNSHVRISGKPGINIGIFQSAGSNANELQIAVGKAMQKLEKDLPQGVKQQTMYSTKVALDASIEQVEHTLIEAFVLVFLVVFLFLQDFRSTLIPAIAVPVAIVGTFFFMQLVGFSINLLTLFALVLAIGIVVDDAIVVVEAVHSKLEEGTYSVKEATSSAMSEITGAIISITLVMAAVFLPVGFLEGSTGVFYRQFAFTMAIAIIISAVNALTLSPALAALFLKHTPHNAEHATPSTFKTRFFAGFNRSFERLTSRYVGSIKFLVRHKWVGLSGLVLVAVLTGWLAKRTPSGFIPAEDQGFIVMSMALPAGSSLDRSNQVALQIEQQLEGMPAVDKINLLSGFSILTSSSSSSALTLFVILKPTEKRGAVKDINAIMAAMREKAATIKGADTFVFTTPTVPGFGNVEGLEVVLQDRTGGPLPKLSQMGQEFIGELMKQPAIGVAFTSFRADYPQLEAEVDEVKAAQLGVSVKAVLQTMQAYFGSAQASDFNRFGKYYRVLVQAEQANRADPTALSGAFVKNDRGEMVPLRTLVRLKRVYGPETASRFNLFNSLTINAVPKPGYSSGDAIKAVEAAAAAHLPSGYSYEFSGLTREEISSGGQSTVVFLMCLVFVYFLLAAQYESYILPFAVLLSLPAGMVGVFAAIGLAGITNNIYVQVALIMLIGLLAKNAILIVEFALQRRQAGEPLVQAALNASASRLRPILMTSLAFVVGMLPMMRAQGPSALGNHSISIAAAGGMLTGVVLGLFFIPLLFVIFQRLNERLSGTPHPAPAMPARVPAHATAS
- a CDS encoding efflux RND transporter periplasmic adaptor subunit, giving the protein MKVTSLLAGTLLLAGCAEQQAPQQAVAPPALPVAPVHTGTETTYQEYPASIEGVVNVEIRPQVTGVLERILVEEGAAVRKGQPLFRINDAPYREQLNNAVAAQQAAAGVVTSAQVEVDRYAPLVQNKVVSDVQLKTAQATLTVAQANLQRAKAAVRSARINLDYTTITAPVSGYLGRLQTKQGSLVGPTDAQALTQLSDVHEVHTYFALGEDDFITFRNQYAGRTLQEKLRRLPPVALVLSDQSTYPTRGKVDVVAGQFDRTTGSVTLRATFPNADGLLRSGNTGTIRLPLQHPNVLLVPAAATVELQDKVFVYAVGDSNRVSRHAITILGKSGANYLVGEGVKDGDRIVLQGVDHLQDNQIIKPTAPAAASAAPGKATASSTLY